The proteins below come from a single Prochlorococcus marinus CUG1415 genomic window:
- the dapF gene encoding diaminopimelate epimerase: protein MKNITFEKYQGNGNDFVIIDSRGNELYKNYKTNKIFDIEKICNRQFGVGADGLIFIEEPNEDNYAKMIIFNSDGSEAQMCGNGIRCLVEYLHVNDSMNNKNIEYKIETKAGLKIAKYINDEITVKMGVPILECQNIPTTIEKKINSIPSHEFIEKDFNNMGYAVGMGNPHLIFFVKDIESIVLSRLGPIFEKNELFPEKTNVHFCQILNRDNIKVKVWERGAGPTLACGTGACAIHVAAYKLGLCNSQTIVTLPGGNLKIDWSKDDCEVMMTGNAKKVFSGSMLVN from the coding sequence ATGAAAAATATAACTTTTGAAAAATATCAAGGTAACGGCAATGATTTCGTAATAATAGATTCTAGAGGAAATGAATTATATAAAAATTACAAGACAAATAAAATATTTGATATAGAAAAAATTTGCAACAGGCAATTTGGTGTTGGAGCAGATGGTTTGATTTTTATAGAAGAACCTAATGAAGATAATTATGCAAAAATGATAATTTTTAATTCTGATGGTTCTGAAGCACAAATGTGTGGAAACGGAATTAGGTGTTTAGTTGAGTATCTCCACGTAAATGATTCAATGAATAATAAAAATATAGAATATAAAATTGAGACTAAAGCAGGTTTAAAAATTGCAAAATATATAAATGATGAAATTACAGTAAAAATGGGAGTTCCAATTTTAGAATGTCAAAATATTCCAACAACAATTGAAAAAAAAATAAATTCAATTCCTTCACATGAATTTATTGAGAAAGATTTTAATAATATGGGTTATGCCGTAGGAATGGGAAATCCTCATTTAATATTCTTTGTAAAAGACATAGAGTCAATTGTTCTTTCCAGACTTGGTCCTATATTTGAAAAGAATGAATTATTTCCTGAAAAAACTAATGTGCATTTTTGTCAAATTTTAAATAGAGATAATATCAAAGTAAAAGTATGGGAAAGGGGTGCAGGACCAACCTTAGCTTGTGGAACAGGTGCCTGTGCTATCCATGTGGCAGCTTATAAATTAGGCCTTTGTAATTCACAAACCATAGTAACCTTACCAGGAGGTAATCTTAAAATTGATTGGTCAAAAGACGATTGTGAAGTAATGATGACCGGTAATGCTAAAAAGGTTTTCTCAGGATCAATGTTAGTAAATTAA
- a CDS encoding cysteine desulfurase family protein — protein MENNFIYLDNASTTPLSENVLNIINSTYRNYWHNPSSTYELGIKCSTYLEKIRSKIAYIFEADPEDIIFTSGSSESTNIVFNNIYEKFKNGRIVISNVEHQATTICANKLRKQNWDIYEWMVNNDGILNISNIEKFLNNDTKLVSIIWGQSEIGTIQPVQFIGSKCEELNIMFHLDGTQILSNGIFSWKDLKCDFLSLSAHKFGGPKGIGILLTKEKSRQILKNKDISLTQEFSIRQGTQALPLIAGMYESLKNIEGKIKLYEYITEFPSNNINKLKNYFFQKIKDNNHIKITGSINHRLPSHISFLLLNKLFEPIRAYKIVNFMSENKIAISSGSACSSSSGKPSSTLKNIGLKDDELYSNIRVTLGSINNKSEIDKFLELIQICIDKF, from the coding sequence ATGGAAAATAATTTTATCTATTTAGATAATGCATCCACAACTCCGTTATCTGAGAATGTTTTAAATATAATTAATTCAACTTATAGGAATTATTGGCATAACCCTTCATCTACATATGAGCTAGGGATAAAATGCTCTACATATCTTGAAAAAATTAGATCTAAAATTGCTTATATATTTGAAGCAGATCCTGAGGATATAATTTTTACATCTGGTTCTTCGGAATCGACAAATATTGTATTTAATAATATTTATGAGAAATTTAAAAATGGTAGGATTGTTATTTCAAATGTTGAACATCAAGCAACAACTATTTGTGCTAATAAACTAAGAAAACAAAATTGGGATATTTATGAATGGATGGTAAATAATGATGGAATTTTAAATATTTCTAATATTGAAAAATTTTTAAACAATGATACTAAGCTTGTATCAATTATTTGGGGACAAAGTGAAATTGGGACAATACAACCTGTCCAATTTATTGGTTCCAAATGTGAAGAATTAAATATAATGTTTCATTTAGATGGAACTCAAATATTAAGTAATGGAATATTCAGTTGGAAAGATCTTAAATGTGATTTTTTAAGTTTATCCGCTCATAAATTTGGAGGTCCAAAAGGGATCGGTATTCTTTTAACAAAAGAAAAGTCTAGACAAATTTTAAAAAATAAGGACATATCACTTACTCAGGAATTTTCAATTAGACAAGGTACACAAGCTTTGCCATTAATCGCTGGAATGTATGAATCATTAAAGAATATTGAAGGAAAAATAAAATTATATGAATACATAACTGAATTTCCTTCTAATAATATTAATAAACTTAAAAATTATTTTTTTCAAAAAATTAAAGATAATAATCATATAAAGATTACGGGTAGTATTAACCATAGACTTCCCAGTCATATTTCTTTTCTACTATTAAATAAACTATTTGAGCCTATAAGGGCCTATAAGATTGTTAATTTCATGTCAGAAAATAAAATAGCCATAAGTAGTGGAAGTGCTTGTTCAAGCTCATCTGGGAAACCTAGCTCAACACTTAAAAATATTGGTTTAAAAGATGATGAACTATATTCAAATATTCGTGTTACTTTAGGTTCAATAAACAATAAGTCAGAAATAGATAAATTTTTAGAACTTATTCAAATATGTATTGACAAATTTTAA
- a CDS encoding DUF1995 family protein, with amino-acid sequence METNYRLPKDLNESLKNMEDAIIPSLLDSNKRFTIEFNFEGLKFNRIGITIYKILSKNNNVFITFADQGAVALAQRDYPDIKDKIFTFKSFNESNNINNIDSAMISILPQPYDFDSFERMSDNYQGTHYSLNPKFEDANIGIGSVIRERRKNFVKTWKNIYFLQPLNKAALMHIYPNNWLLFKEENKRYFFKKEFEIKPDNESIFVNL; translated from the coding sequence ATGGAAACCAATTACAGACTACCTAAAGATTTAAATGAATCTCTTAAGAATATGGAGGATGCAATTATTCCAAGTTTATTAGATTCAAATAAAAGATTTACTATAGAATTTAATTTTGAAGGGTTGAAGTTTAACAGAATTGGAATAACTATCTACAAGATATTGTCTAAAAATAATAATGTATTCATAACATTTGCTGACCAAGGTGCTGTGGCTTTGGCTCAAAGAGACTATCCAGATATCAAAGATAAAATCTTTACTTTTAAATCATTTAATGAATCAAATAATATAAATAATATTGATAGTGCAATGATATCGATACTACCTCAGCCATATGATTTCGATTCATTTGAACGAATGTCTGATAATTATCAAGGTACGCATTATTCATTAAATCCAAAATTTGAAGATGCCAATATTGGTATAGGAAGTGTTATTAGAGAGCGACGTAAAAACTTTGTCAAAACATGGAAAAATATTTATTTTCTACAGCCTTTAAATAAAGCTGCTCTTATGCATATTTATCCAAATAACTGGTTGCTTTTCAAAGAAGAAAATAAAAGATATTTTTTTAAAAAAGAATTTGAAATTAAACCCGACAATGAATCTATTTTTGTAAATTTATAG
- a CDS encoding D-alanyl-D-alanine carboxypeptidase → MIKKIYSFFFIVLVLVTSPFLIRYLLAKQKITILNSIYFNFPGIITKNKICPTYDALLNQTLDDSFSVSIINNKGEIISSYNEDVPRLPASNQKLLSSAYVLSKYKLNNNLKTSLFKNKNDYYLYGQGDPDLNYDHIIELISNVKENKIINFNIVEIDSKLYWPNGWTNTDKLYEYGSPITSLAIESNHNKYDDIYALKNFIKNYLKNKFPNSKINIDFLDSEKTFYLKNIKEINKVYSTPILSLLTLTNSESHNFTAESLFKNASNTWNDNNYIKLKRWLENKGLPATNSYFADASGLSRKNKITTKLVVLFLDKMRYFNDFKAYQSTLSITGVRGTLAKRFVNSELSGKFFGKTGTLSNVFALSGFLYKNDKPIIISIIQNSNKIDKEKAFKLLRDLYYLKSC, encoded by the coding sequence GTGATAAAAAAAATATATTCATTTTTCTTTATTGTTCTTGTATTAGTAACATCTCCTTTCTTAATAAGATATTTACTAGCAAAACAGAAAATAACTATTTTAAATAGTATTTATTTTAATTTCCCGGGAATAATTACTAAAAACAAAATATGTCCTACTTATGATGCTTTATTGAATCAAACGCTTGATGATTCTTTTAGTGTATCAATTATTAATAATAAAGGGGAAATAATAAGTTCCTACAATGAGGATGTTCCAAGGTTGCCAGCATCTAACCAAAAATTATTATCATCAGCTTATGTTTTAAGTAAATATAAATTAAATAATAATTTAAAAACTTCCTTATTCAAAAATAAAAACGATTATTATTTATACGGTCAAGGTGATCCAGATCTTAATTATGATCATATAATCGAACTAATTTCAAATGTTAAAGAAAATAAAATTATTAACTTTAATATTGTAGAAATTGATTCAAAATTATATTGGCCTAATGGTTGGACAAATACAGATAAACTTTACGAATATGGATCTCCAATTACATCTCTTGCAATAGAAAGTAATCACAATAAATATGATGATATTTATGCATTAAAAAATTTTATTAAAAATTATTTAAAAAATAAATTTCCAAATTCAAAAATAAATATAGATTTTCTTGATTCAGAAAAAACTTTTTATTTAAAAAATATTAAAGAGATAAATAAAGTATATTCAACTCCAATTCTTTCATTATTAACTCTAACAAATTCTGAAAGCCATAATTTTACGGCTGAATCTCTTTTTAAAAATGCCTCAAATACATGGAACGATAATAACTATATAAAATTGAAAAGATGGCTTGAAAATAAAGGCCTTCCAGCAACTAATTCATACTTTGCAGATGCTAGTGGATTGTCACGAAAAAATAAAATTACAACAAAGTTAGTTGTATTGTTTTTAGATAAAATGAGATATTTTAATGATTTTAAAGCTTATCAATCTACACTTTCAATTACAGGAGTGAGAGGAACATTAGCTAAAAGATTTGTAAATAGTGAATTGTCTGGAAAGTTTTTTGGCAAAACTGGGACTCTTTCAAATGTCTTTGCATTATCTGGCTTTTTATATAAAAATGACAAGCCAATAATTATAAGCATTATCCAAAATTCTAATAAAATTGATAAAGAAAAAGCTTTTAAATTATTACGTGATCTTTATTACTTGAAATCCTGTTAA
- the coaD gene encoding pantetheine-phosphate adenylyltransferase codes for MKILYPGTFDPLTNGHLDLIERAEKIFGNLVVAVLENTSKTPTFNLERRIIQIKNSLSHLPNIEVISYSGLTVDCANDLKANLILRGLRAMSDFEYELQIAHTNKSLNNDIETIFLSTNTNYSFLSSSLVKEVAKFGGEINHMVPPSVERDLKEYFK; via the coding sequence ATGAAAATTCTTTATCCAGGTACATTTGATCCTTTAACAAATGGGCATCTTGATTTAATAGAAAGGGCTGAAAAAATATTTGGCAATCTAGTAGTTGCTGTTTTAGAAAATACCTCTAAAACACCAACATTTAATCTTGAAAGAAGAATAATACAAATAAAAAATTCTCTTTCTCATTTACCTAATATTGAAGTTATTTCTTACTCTGGTCTTACTGTTGATTGTGCAAATGATCTAAAAGCTAATCTTATTCTTAGAGGCTTAAGAGCAATGAGTGATTTTGAGTATGAACTTCAGATTGCTCATACAAATAAATCTCTTAATAATGATATTGAAACTATATTTTTATCTACAAATACAAATTATAGTTTTCTTAGTAGTTCTTTAGTAAAAGAAGTTGCAAAATTTGGTGGTGAAATTAATCACATGGTACCCCCCTCTGTTGAGAGGGATTTAAAAGAATATTTTAAATAA
- a CDS encoding flavin reductase family protein, with the protein MTLNLEAKKILLRKIPHGLFICGVRDEDKNEVNGFTASWVTQGSFTPPLVVMAVRAEGSSHEIIESTNKFSLNVLKSDQKDLAAVFFKPQKALGGRFESVEFNLGELGLPILVDSVGGVECNVVGSVMHGDHTVFVGEVQSAYLNNDVDSLNLSSTGWNYGG; encoded by the coding sequence ATGACATTAAATCTAGAAGCAAAAAAAATCTTATTAAGAAAAATACCTCATGGATTATTTATTTGTGGCGTTAGAGACGAGGATAAAAATGAAGTGAATGGATTTACTGCAAGTTGGGTGACTCAAGGTTCTTTCACTCCACCATTAGTTGTAATGGCTGTTAGAGCAGAGGGTTCTAGTCATGAAATAATAGAGTCAACCAATAAGTTCTCATTAAATGTGCTCAAAAGTGATCAAAAGGATCTAGCAGCTGTTTTCTTTAAACCTCAAAAAGCATTAGGAGGTAGATTTGAATCTGTTGAATTTAATTTAGGTGAGCTTGGATTGCCTATTTTAGTTGATAGTGTTGGTGGTGTTGAATGTAATGTTGTTGGAAGTGTTATGCATGGAGACCATACCGTTTTTGTAGGAGAGGTTCAATCTGCTTATCTGAATAATGATGTTGACTCACTAAATTTATCTTCAACTGGCTGGAATTATGGAGGTTAA
- the uvrC gene encoding excinuclease ABC subunit UvrC, producing the protein MSNSSIEKINNKYNFKIEYKLINNKELLKSRLSEIPKSSGCYLFKDIDNNLLYIGKSKKLRSRVSSYFNNYSDLTPRLSLMVRQITEIEIIVTDSEYEALNLESNLIKTNKPYFNILLKDDKKYPYLCITWSEKYPRIFITRRRRNRNNLDRYYGPYVDVGLLRRTLFTIKKIFPLRQRPRPVYKDRTCLNYSIGRCPGVCQEVISSDDYKKIMKQVSMIFQGRNDDLELFLQKKMLQFSNDLDYENAAKIRDQISGLKLLTESQKISIPDSSINRDIFGIVSEKNVASIQIFQMRSGKLIGRIGYSQKLNNEDENLILQKILEEHYMNVEPVEIPSEILIQYNLPKQATIEDWLTELRKKKVKILIPKRNKKHETVEMVLKNAKLELDRILNGIQDNESSIEDLAQILELSEQPKRIEGYDISHIQGSDPVASQVVFIDGIPSKQHYRKYKIKDPNVFIGHSDDFASIYEVIHRRFKKWSSFKKSGGDFSILNDKTNSKLDNELLSDWPDLIMIDGGKGQLNAAIKALKELNLEEEVTICSLAKKNEEIFIPGFTKSLDTDENQKGVLLLRRVRDEAHRFALSFHRDKRSKRMNRSQLSQISGLGPSRIRELLEHFKSIDAIRIASKEDLSKVKGLGKNSVNDIYEYFNEL; encoded by the coding sequence ATGAGTAATTCCTCTATCGAAAAAATAAATAACAAATATAATTTTAAAATTGAATATAAATTAATTAATAATAAGGAGTTATTAAAATCAAGATTATCCGAAATTCCAAAGTCATCTGGTTGTTATCTTTTTAAAGATATTGATAATAACTTACTTTATATCGGTAAATCTAAAAAACTACGCAGTAGAGTAAGTAGTTATTTCAATAATTATTCAGATTTAACTCCTCGATTAAGTTTGATGGTTCGTCAAATAACTGAAATAGAAATAATAGTCACAGATAGCGAATATGAAGCATTAAATTTAGAGTCAAATTTAATTAAAACAAACAAACCATATTTTAATATTCTTTTAAAGGATGATAAGAAATATCCATATCTTTGTATAACTTGGAGTGAAAAATATCCTAGAATATTTATTACAAGAAGAAGAAGAAATAGAAATAATTTAGATAGATATTATGGACCTTATGTTGATGTCGGATTATTAAGGAGAACATTATTTACGATAAAAAAAATATTTCCACTTAGACAAAGACCAAGGCCAGTCTATAAAGATAGAACTTGTTTGAATTATTCAATAGGACGATGTCCAGGTGTTTGCCAAGAAGTTATATCATCTGACGATTATAAAAAAATAATGAAACAAGTATCTATGATATTTCAGGGAAGAAATGATGACTTAGAACTATTTTTACAAAAAAAAATGCTGCAATTTTCAAATGATTTAGATTATGAGAATGCAGCAAAAATAAGGGACCAAATTTCAGGTTTAAAATTACTAACTGAATCACAAAAAATATCAATACCAGATTCTTCAATTAATAGAGATATATTTGGAATAGTTTCAGAAAAAAATGTAGCTAGTATACAAATTTTCCAAATGAGATCTGGTAAGCTCATTGGGAGAATTGGCTATAGTCAAAAATTAAATAATGAAGATGAAAATCTTATTTTACAAAAGATATTAGAAGAGCATTATATGAATGTTGAACCTGTAGAAATACCATCAGAAATTCTTATTCAATATAACCTTCCAAAACAAGCAACCATAGAGGATTGGTTAACGGAGCTAAGAAAAAAGAAAGTAAAAATCCTAATCCCAAAAAGAAATAAAAAACATGAAACTGTAGAAATGGTTTTAAAAAATGCGAAATTGGAATTAGATAGAATATTAAATGGGATACAAGATAATGAATCATCAATTGAGGATCTTGCCCAAATCCTTGAATTAAGCGAACAACCTAAAAGAATTGAAGGTTATGATATAAGCCATATTCAAGGTAGTGACCCTGTAGCATCACAAGTCGTTTTTATTGATGGGATTCCTTCTAAACAGCATTATAGGAAATATAAAATTAAAGATCCAAACGTTTTTATAGGACATAGTGATGATTTTGCTTCGATATATGAAGTAATACATAGAAGGTTTAAAAAATGGTCAAGCTTTAAAAAAAGCGGAGGGGATTTTTCAATATTAAATGATAAAACGAATAGTAAATTAGACAATGAACTTCTATCAGATTGGCCTGATTTAATAATGATTGATGGAGGAAAAGGACAGTTAAATGCAGCTATTAAAGCATTAAAAGAATTAAATCTTGAGGAAGAAGTAACTATATGTTCATTGGCAAAAAAAAATGAAGAAATATTTATTCCAGGATTTACTAAGTCTCTTGATACTGATGAAAATCAAAAAGGAGTTCTTCTATTAAGAAGAGTAAGAGATGAAGCACATAGATTTGCATTATCTTTTCATAGAGACAAAAGATCTAAAAGAATGAATAGATCTCAATTGTCCCAAATCAGTGGATTAGGACCATCAAGAATAAGAGAATTGCTTGAGCATTTTAAATCAATAGACGCGATAAGAATAGCTAGTAAAGAGGATTTATCAAAAGTTAAAGGACTTGGAAAAAATTCAGTAAATGATATATATGAATATTTTAACGAGTTATAA
- the hemJ gene encoding protoporphyrinogen oxidase HemJ, translating to MAAEAYLWFKSLHIIGVIVWFAGLFYLVRLFIYHEESKNMDNELKIAFNKQYTLMEKRLANIITTPGMILALSMAICMVIMQPSWLSEKWLQIKISFVLGLVIYHSFCYKIMYSLQNDTSTISAKNLRLLNELPTLLLFIIVLLVIFKNNFPTSVATWSVVGLIIFMLASIQLYAKIRKKNENSLSNE from the coding sequence TTGGCAGCTGAAGCATATCTCTGGTTTAAATCACTTCACATTATTGGTGTAATCGTTTGGTTTGCGGGACTTTTTTATTTAGTAAGACTTTTTATATATCATGAAGAATCTAAAAATATGGATAATGAATTAAAAATTGCCTTTAATAAACAATACACCTTGATGGAAAAAAGGCTGGCGAATATAATCACAACACCTGGGATGATATTAGCCTTAAGTATGGCTATTTGCATGGTTATTATGCAACCAAGTTGGTTAAGTGAGAAGTGGTTGCAAATTAAAATTTCTTTTGTTTTGGGATTAGTAATTTATCATTCTTTTTGTTATAAAATAATGTATTCATTGCAAAATGATACTTCAACAATTTCAGCAAAAAACCTTAGATTATTAAATGAATTGCCTACTTTATTATTATTTATAATTGTACTTTTAGTTATTTTTAAAAATAATTTTCCAACTAGTGTTGCTACATGGAGCGTAGTTGGACTAATTATTTTCATGTTGGCTTCAATACAATTATATGCAAAGATTAGAAAGAAAAATGAGAATTCATTAAGTAATGAATAG